A stretch of DNA from Gimesia chilikensis:
GAAACGGTTTTGCCGGAATTGTAATCGCGGGCCCGCCAGACCTTTGACATGCTGCCCTGGCCCACGCGCCCGATGAGCTCAAAACGTTGCTTGATGTTCACACGGGGAACACGTGCTTCTTTGGAAAAGAGTCGCTTTAAAAAGTTCATGCATTCACCAGGGGCAGAGAGTGAATTCAGGACCAGGTTTCATCCCGGGCTCAGAAGAAGTTAACCGGCCCAACACTTCCAGTATAATTGCCAGCCTGACGAGACGCAAAGCGGTCCCCTGAAATCGACTGTTTCCAATCAGCGTCGACTGATGCGAACGGTGGTCGGGACGGTTTCAGGGATTCGTTTTGAGACTTTGGGGGAGTCAGACGCAATAGTCAATCAGTCGTGCCAGTTCCGAGCGGAGTCGGGGACGGGGAATGATGCGATCGACAAAGCCATGATCCAGAAGAAATTCACTGGTCTGGAAGCCTTCGGGCAGCGAGCTTTTAATCGTGGCTTCCACCACCCGCGGTCCCGCGAAACCGACCAGGGCTTTGGGTTCCGCAACGACAATGTCACCCAGTGAGGCGAAACTGGCGGCGACTCCCCCCATGGTGGGGTTGGTCAGAACTGAAATGAACAGTCCTCCCTTTTCGTGGTAGCGTCCCAGGGCTGCTGAAACTTTTCCCATCTGCATCAGGGAGAAGATCCCTTCGTGCATGCGGGCTCCCCCGCCGGAGCCACTGATGATGATCAGCGGGAGTTTGAGTTCCGTTGCCTGTTCGATGGCGCGGGTCAGTTTTTCGCCGACCACGGAACCCATGCTGCCCATAATGAAAGATGAGTCGGTAATGCCGATGACCAGCGGGCGACCACGCATGTAGCCTTTGCCGACGATACAGGCATCTTTGAGTCCCGTTTTTTTCTGCTCCGCGACCAGGCGTTCTTTGTAGGTTTTGCTTTTGTCAGCAAATTCGAGCGGATCGCCTGCGGTGAGGTCGGGGTACCATTCTTCAAAGCTGTCCGGGTCGAGCAGCTGCTGGATTCGGGTGTGAGCCGAGATCGAAAAGTGGTGATCGCATTCCGGGCAGAGGCCGAGCCCCTGATCGACCTGTTTGCAGAACACGGTTGCGTTACAGGCAGGACAGCGTTGCCAGAGTCCTTCCGGCACCCCTCGCTTGGGGCGGGTGGTGTGGCTGAGCTTTGAATCGACGTTTGACTTGGGAGCAGAACTCATATTACTTAGCCTCCTCGTAGCGCCATTTTTCTGTATGGCAGCTTTGACCCTGTTGGGAATCCCTCTTTTCTGATTGATCGTCAAAATTTACCTGTTTTGAATCACTTTTTTTAGGGGGTGACTCAAGAATTTCCAACATTTCATTGTGACAGAAGCGTCCGGCGTGCTCAAAACAAATTTTTTCTTTCTGTTCGTTCCGCAGGAGGCTGGAAATGATCGTCGCCAGTGGTTCTGAAGCCACGATGGCAAAGTTCTGTTTCTTCTTCAGGTATTTCTGTAATGTTTTCTGGACCCGGTTGACCGCTTCCGAGGCGAGTTCCCCTTCGGGTGGGCAGACCGTTTCGGGAGATTCGGCCCATTGTTTGAGTAATTTGGGGTACTTCCGACGGACTTCTTCGTATTCCAAGCCCTGCCAGAGCCCCTGGTTCAGGTTTTTCAGGCCTTCCTTTTCCTTGACCGGAACGCCCAGGTTTTCGCCCAGCTGTTCGGCTGTTGACAGTGCGGGCTCTGATGAAGAAGTGATGATGGTTTCGATCCCCGCCTGTTCCAACTGGGGAATCAGATTTCGAACCTGTTCTTCCCCTTTTGCGTTCAGTGGAAGATCCAGGGTACCTTGAATTCGCTCATCTTTATCAAAGTCAGTACAACCAGGACGTATGAGTACCACAGTTGGCATGTTTTTGAATCTCTTTTATGTTAAGGAAGCTGTCCGGCTTCTGGCTATCCGGGCCAGATCGCTGACAGCAGTTGCGTAATCGGGCTCATTAAAAATGGCGCTTCCGACCACGAAGTAATTGGCACCGGCCTGAGCTGCTGCGCCGATGGTATCTGGATCAATGCCTCCATCCACGGAGAGAATCGTTTCCGGAGAGATCATTGATTTCAATTGTCTGATTCGTTCGGGGCTGGTTTCGATGAAGGACTGCCCCCCAAAGCCAGGTTCCACGCTCATCACCAGCACCAGTCCGCAGGCATCCAGATACGGTTCGATCCGTGCCAGTGGTGTCTGAGGGCTGATCGCCAGACCGGGTAAAACCCCTGCCTCCTGGAGGCGATCCAGCAGACCCTGTGGTTCCGGCAGTGCTTCGATATGGACGGTAATCGAATCGCAGCCAGCCTTGATGTAGTCATCAACATACTTTTCGGGATTGCTGATCATCAGGTGGGCGTCGAAAAACGACTTGGTCAATGGTCTGACCCGCTCAATGAGCATGGCTCCGTAGGAGAGGTTAGGGACAAAATGCCCATCCATGACATCCCAGTGGAGTACGGGTGCCTGAGCGGCATCCAGCAGCTCGACCTCACGGTGGAGGTTGCCGAAGTCACACTTCAGCATCGAGGGAGCAATTACCGGTGCAGCTGATAACAGTTTGTGTTTGGTATTCGAGTCAATCATAGAATTCAGGAATAATATACAACTCAAAGCCAAAAGCAAGAGCTCTGAATCGTTCGCATCAAGAGTTTGATTTCTTGCGAGTTTTATGAATGGAGTTACTGCTTTTATTATAAGCGGACTATTTTGACGATCTCAGGGATCATAGTCTAGTGGAAAGTAGAAACACCTGTTCTTGTGTGTAGGTGAGTCACTCTGGAAAAACAGCCGAGATGAAAACCATCTCGGCTGTTTTCGTAGTTCCGTCTCTAAATCATATTCTATAAGACTAGATAATGATTAGAGTTGCGCCAGACGAGCGATCATGTCGGCCGTCCGGTTTGAGTAACCGTATTCGTTGTCGTACCAGCTCAGAACTTTGATCATGTTGCCGCCGATCTGGGTGGTCCAGGTGGCGTCAAAGATGGAGCTGTGAGTGTTGCCGATGATGTCACTGGAGACGATCGGATCGGTGTTGTACTCCAGAATGCCCTTCAGAGGACCTTCAGCGGCTGCTTTCATGGCAGCGTTGACATCGTCAGCAGAGACGTCTTTGCTGAGGGTTACTACCAGGTCGGTAATTGAACCAGCGGGAACGGGAACACGCAGGCTGAGGCCGGTCAGTTTGCCGTTCAGGTCGGGCAGAACCAGACCGACGGCTTTAGCAGCACCGGTGGTGGTTGGAATGATGTTAACAGCGGCAGCACGGGCCCGCAGCGGGTCGGAGTGCAGCTGGTCAGAAACACGCTGGTCGTTGGTGTAAGCGTGCACTGTGGTCATCAGACCGTGCTCAATACCGAAGTTTTCGTGAATGACTTTGGCCATGGGAGCCAGGCAGTTGGTGGTACAGCTGGCGTTGGAAACACAGTTGTGCTCTGAAGTCAGCTGATCATCGTTAACGCCGAAGACAACGGTCATGTCCGGAGTGTCTTTCGCAGGAGCGGAAATCACTACTTTACGAGCACCAGCGGTGATGTGGCTGTCGTAACCGGGGTTACCGTCTGCTTCACGTTTGGTGAAGAAACCGGTGGATTCCAGAGCCACTTCGACTCCGAGTTCTTTCCAGGGCAGATTGCGAGGATCGCGTTCTGCACAGACCCGTACGGTTTTTCCGTTGACGATCAGGTTGCTACCTTCTGCTTCGACAGTTCCGGGGAAACGACCCTGAACACTGTCGTACTTCAACAGCCATGCCAGTTTCTGAGGATCACCCAGGTCGTTGATGGCAACCACTTCGAATTCGTCGGGACGGGCAGCCAGTGCTCTGAATGTGATACGACCAATGCGTCCAAAACCGTTAATACCTACCTTTACAGCAGCCACAGGACTCACTCCTTACATCTGAATGAAATTTATATCTATCTGTTGACGGCAGATCCGCTGGAAGACAATTCCTCGGGGATCTCGATGCGCGTACTTTGTAACTCGTTTTCGGGGCTGATTGTAATAGTCTATGCACGGCCACACAACCGAACGCAGCAACTCGTTTGAGTTCTTAATAATTCAACAATGTTAAGTATTTGTGCGTGTACTCGCTGACTGGCAAATGTCCCGGCAGATTGGGCGCGGATTTACTGTACAGATACTGTTCGCAGGCGCTGACATGTGACAAATTTCGACAAGTATTCCCCTCCCTGCGCGTAGTCTGGATCACACGACCTCAAGGGGCTCCAGCAAAAATGACGATAGTGCTTGAGAGGAGAATACTTACATCTAGAGGGAATATATCGACAGATCATGCATCGGGGAACGTTGATAAGACCCTGTCTGTAAGTAACTTAGCTCCTCCCGCCAGGTCTCAAATTTACTATATAATACGTTCCCTAATCACCAGGACGGGCTGATGGACGATATTCTGCAGGAGTTTTTGGCAGAAAGCTGGGAAAACTTAGGTCAACTCGACTCTGAAATCGTTGAGTTGGAAAAGGATCCTCAGAATGCTGAGCTGATCGCCAGCATCTTTCGGACGATTCATACGATTAAGGGAACCTGTGGTTTTCTGGGACTGACGAATCTGGGAGCGGTCGCGCATTCAGCTGAAAATGTGCTGGGTAAGATGCGCGAGCGGATGATGGAAGTTTCTCCCGGAGCGATTTCTCTGGTGCTGGAAGCTGTCGACAGTATTAAAGAACTGTTGCAGGGGCTGGAAGCAACCGGAGAAGAGCCCAAGACCGATCATTCAACTCTGACCGGCATGCTGGATGACCTGGCAAATCTGGCGACGGCCCCCATAGCAGAACCTGCCGCTGCCCCGGAAACGGTGGCGACTACAGAGCCGGCAGAGATCAGTGCTCCTGCAGTTGTGACACCCTCCCCTGCAGAATCAGCAACCATCGAATCTCAACCGGTAGCTGAAGCTCCCTCCCAAGAGGTCAGAGCACCAGAACCGACACCAGCTTCTCCCGAAGTCGTGGTGGATGCTGCCGATGATGGGGCTAAGTCGTCTAAGGTCAGCGTTGCCGATCTTTCGATTCGCGTGAATGTGAACGTTGTCGACAGCCTGATGAACCTGGTCGGGGAACTGGTGCTGACACGAAATCAGCTGCTGCAGCTGGCACGGGGAGATGAGGAATCGAAGTATGCAGCGCCGATCACCCATTTGAACCGGGTGACAACCGATTTGCAGGAAGGGGTGATGAAGACCCGTATGCAGCCTATCGGAAATGCCTGGAATAAGCTGCCCCGCCTGGTGCGTGACCTGTCTCAGGTGACACATAAACATATCGAACTGGTGATGACCGGTGCGGAAACCGAACTCGATCGCACGGTGCTGGATGCCATCAAAGACCCATTGACGCATATGGTCCGCAACTCGGCTGACCATGGGATTGAAGCTCCCGAGATCCGTAAAGCTAACGGAAAGCCGGAATCGGGGACCATTCATCTGAATGCCTATCACGAAGGCGGTCATGTGATTATTGAGATTCAGGACGACGGAGCCGGCATCAGCCGTGAACGGGTTCTGAAAAAGGCAATTTCACAGGGGCTGATCAACGAGGCCGACGCCGACACAATGACGGACAGCCACGTCTTCTCCATGATTTTCCAGCCTGGCTTTTCGACGGCAGAACAGGTCAGTTCCATTTCCGGTCGCGGCGTGGGTATGGATGTTGTACGGACCCAGATTGAAAAAATCGGTGGGACCGTCGACCTGAATTCGAAGATGGGCAAAGGGACGACTGTCCGGATCAAGATTCCGTTGACGCTCGCGATTGTCTCGGCCCTGGTACTCGAGAGTGGCGGTCAGCCATTCGCGATTCCTCAGTTGGGTGTTGTCGAACTGGTACGTCTCTCCGCTGAAGACCGTACGAAAATTGAAACAATTCATGACAAGAAAGTCTTCCGTCTGCGGGATCGACTGCTGCCGCTGGTCCATCTGAATGAAGTTCTGCAACTGGAAGAAGTAGCACTTGAAGATGATGACGATTTGCACGATACAAACATCGTGGTTGTCCAGGTTGGCGAAGACCAGTTCGGGCTGATTGTATCGCGGATCTTCGACACGGAAGAGATCGTGGTCAAACCTGTAGGGCGGCTGCTGAAAAACATCGGCCTGTATCAGGGAACAACAATTCTTGGTGACGGGCGGGTTGTGATGATTCTCGATGTCGGGGGAATCTTCAACCAGTGCGGTGGCAGTTCTTCGCACTCGCAGGCAGTGGCTGAAGAAAATAACTCTGGAACTGGTCGGGAAACGATCAGCATGCTGCTGTTCGGTGTCGGCGAAAATGAAACCATGGCCGTCCCGCTTTCGCTGGTGGCGCGACTGGAAGAGTTCCCGCTGGAGAGCATTGAACTGAATGGCGGACGGAAAGTTGTGCAATATCGAGACAACCTGCTGCCGTTACTTTCAGTGGAAGGTGCCGGGTATGGCGGGGGAGAAACAATTGATCCACAGCCTGTGGTCGTATTCTCGGAGAACAGCCGATCGATGGGCCTGATGGTCAGCGAGATTAAAGACATCATCGACGAGCAGCTGGTGATCCGCATGCAGTCCGATCGACCGGGCATACTGGGTACGGCAATTATCGGTAAGAATGCCATCGATGTGATTGATACTCAATATTATGTGATGCGTTCCACCCCCAACTGGTTTGCCAAGGTGGAAGATAAGAAATCCTTCCGGGTGCTGGTGGTTGATGATTCGATGTTCTTCCGTCAGCTGGTCGCGACCGCTTTGGAGACCGCAGGCTACTCTGTGGCAACCTGCGACAGCTGCGTGGCAGCGGTAGAGATTCTGGAACGCAATGCGAATTTCCAGGCGATTGTTACCGATCTCGATCTGCCGATGATGGATGGCTTCGAATTCTGCGAATGGGTGAAAGAACAGTCGAACACGCAGGAGACCTGCGTGTTGGCCATGACCTCTTCCAACAGCAGTGCAGATCAGACGCGGGCCACCGAGGCCGGCTTTGATCAGTTCCTGGTCAAATTCAATTCTCACGAACTCATTTCCTGTCTGGATGAGCATTTTGCCCGGACTAAACATAGTGCAGGAGTCAATGCATGAGCCTTACAGCGACTGATTCAACCAGCGGCATGGAGTCGCAGTTAGATTATTCGAGTCAGTATGTCTCGTTCCGCGTGGATGGTCAGCTGCTGGGAATTCCTGTGAATATGGTGCAGGAAGTCCTGACGGAGCAGGTGATTTCGCCGACTCCCCTGGCCCGCCCTGAAATTAAAGGGTTGCTCAACCTGCGGGGACAGATTGTGACGGCGGTCAGCCTGCGGAAGCGTCTGGGACTACCTGACCTGGACAACGAAGAATCAATGAATGTCGTAACGCGACTGGGAGGCGAGTCTTTCAGTCTGCTGGTCGACGAAGTGGGAGACGTGATCAACGTTTCCGGACGTTCGATGGAACCGGTACCCCGGACTTTGGATCCACACTGGCGCTCGGTCACGATTGGAGTGTTTCAGCTGGACGAGGGACTGTTTGTCATCCTGGATGTCGAAACGATTCTGAATTTTGACTGACTTTCGTTCTGTTTCCGGTGCATTTTAAAAGGGCCAAATCGTGGATTTAAATGTGACTGCACTTCGAGAATCGTTCGAGCTGGTGGCGCCCCGGGCCGACCAGCTGGCAGAACGGTTCTATGAGAAGTTATTCGAAGATTATCCCGATCTTCTGCGCTATTTTACGCATACCGACTTTTCCGAGCAGCGGGGCAAACTGATTCAGGCACTGGTGCTGGTGATGAAGTCACTGGAAAATCCCACCGCCCTGACCCGGGTTCTGCATCAACTGGGAAAAGAACATGACGAAATGGGTGTCCAGGAAGACGATTACCCACCCGTCACACAAACGCTGTTGAGTGTGCTGGCTGAATTTGCCGGCGAACACTGGAGTGATGAACTGGAAGACGCCTGGGATCAGGCACTGACAGCGGTAGCAAACCTGATGATTGAAGGAGCCAAAGACTCAAGTCGCGCTAAGCAACTTCAATCAGCGGCTGCCGGGGGCTCAACGGGAGCCGACTTTGAAGCAGAAGCGTCTGACGTGGACCCTGCCCTGACTTCAGAGACTTTAAACGAAACACAAACCGAACAGTCTATTCGATCTGAAGAGCAGATCAACCATCCTAAGGAGAAGAGTGAAATGTCGATTGATTCAGTACAGAATACGGGACAGAGCGCGGCTACTGAACGGTCGCAGAATCTTGATCAGTTTTACGGCATTGTGGAATTCAGTCCACAGGCCACCCTGTTTGTCAGTGCTCAAGGCGAGTTGACCTACATCAACCGCAAGGGACAGGAACTGCTGAATCAGCTCAGCGGCGAACTGGGACTGACAGCACAACAGGTTGTCGGTGGCAGCATCAATCAGCTGGCTGCCCGCATTCCTGAACTGCAGACCGCGATTACCGGTCTGGTGGGAGAGAAAACGATCACCGCTCCTGTGGGACAACGTTACCTGGAAATCAGTCTGTCTGCTGCCAGCGGTGAGTCTGGTGAGAGTGTCGGAACTGTCATGACCTGGAAAGACATCACCGAGACCATCCAGCAGGAAGAAGAGAACTGCGACCTGTCCGGTCAATTGGGCGCAATCAGCGATGCCCAGGCTGTGATTGAATTCAAAATGGATGGCACGATCATCAAGGCCAACGACAATTTCTGTAAAACGGTCGGTTACTCCCTCGAAGAAATTCAGGGTAAACATCACCGGATGTTCGTAGACAGCGAGTTTCAGAACAGTCCTGAATATCAGGAATTCTGGGAAAAACTGAATGCCGGGATTAACCAGGTTGCTGAGTACAAGCGCATTGGCAAAGGTGGAAAAGAGATCTGGATTTCCGCTTCTTATAATCCCATCAAGAACAAGAGTGGAAAACTGGTGAAGGTCGTCAAATATGCGACAGACATCACCGAGAAGAAGCTGGCTGAAGCCGAGATGGTGCGTGTGCAGAACATGATGGATAACATTCCCATCAATGTGCTGCTGGCCAACCGCGATTTCGAAATGGTCTACATGAACCCTGCTTCTTACAAGCAGCTGAAAGCCATTGAGCATCTGCTGCCTAAGCCCGTTGATCAGCTGGTTGGTCAGAGCATCGATATTTTCCATAAGAATCCAGAGATGCAGCGGCGGATGCTGGCTGATCCGTCCAACTTGCCTCACCGGGCAAAAATCAAGGTGGGCGACGAAACTCTGGACCTGCTGGCAACAGCGATCACCGACAAGGAAGGCAATTACATCGGCCCGATGGTCAGCTGGTCTCTGATTACCGATCAGGTCAAGCTGGCTGATGATTTCGAAAGCGAAATTCAGGGCATCGTAAGTGTCGTTACCTCTTCTGCTACAGAAATGCAGGCCAGTTCGAAGAGTCTGTCTGACATGGCTGATGAAACGGCTCGCCAGTCTCAGGTTGTGGCTGCAGCCAGTGAAGAAGCAACCCGTAACGTGGAGACCGTCTCCTCGGCTGCGGAAGAGTTGAGTGCTTCGATCAGCGAGATTGCCCGTCACGTACAGGAACAGTCGCACATGACCTCACAGGCTGTGGGTGAAGCAGATCGTACGAATGAGACCATCAAAGAACTGGGTGATGCCAGCAGTGAAATTGGTCAGGTCGTGAAAGTGATTACTTCGATTGCTCAGCAGACTAACCTGCTGGCTCTGAACGCGACCATTGAAGCAGCCCGGGCCGGTGAAGCTGGTAAAGGGTTTGCTGTGGTAGCGAACGAAGTGAAAGAACTGGCTCGCCAGACTGCACGTGCTACGGAAGAAATCAGCGAGAAGATCTCTGCAATTCAGGGTTCGACGAACATCGCGGTTTCGGCCATCGGTTCGATTGGGGAAAGTATTCGTAAGATCAACGAAATTTCCACAACAATTGCGAGTGCCGTTGAGGAACAGACTGCAGCTACGAATGAGATTTCCCGTAACGTCGCTGAAGCGGCTCGCGGTACTGCCGAAGTGACCAACAACATTTCGGGTGTTTCCCAGGCAGCCAGCGAGAGTGGAACGGCAGCAAACGACATGCTGGCCGCTGCTCAGGGTCTGACTCAGGAATCGGTCAAGCTGGACGAAGCTGCTGCCAACTTCCTGAAGCGGATGCGTACCATCTAAGCAGTATGGCCCTGACGGGGCAGACACTGCAGTTCAATCAAATCAACCGTCAGTCTGAGCTCATGTATATTTACAAATGCCAGGTCTGACGGTTTTTTTGTTTTAACAACGAGACTGAGGTTCAGGCAAAACACTCAAACCTGCTGAAAATTAAGGATTTTGGACTTTGCCAGACTCCGGCACAAAAACGTGTCCTAGACTTCGAATGAGAAAAGAAACGACCGCCTGTCCGCGTGGTGCGATTGTAAGAGATTCACCAGTTCTGCGGGTCGGCATTTGATTAAACGATAACTTACATACTGGGAGACCGGTGATAATGAAAACGGTATTACTTGTAGACGATTCCCGTGCAGTGCGACTGGTTGGTCGCCGCATGATGGGGGCGTTTGGCCTGGAAGTTCTGGAAGCGGAAGATGGTAAGCAGGCTCTGGAAGTCGCGCGTGCGAATCCGGAACTGGATGCGATTTTACTGGACTGGAACATGCCGATCATGGATGGGATGGAGTTTCTGACCGCACTGCGTGCAGAAGATCGTCAGAAACAGCCCATCGTGGTGATGTGCACTACGGAAAATGATATGCCCCGGATCGTGCAGGCGATGCAGGCTGGTGCCAACGAGTACATCATGAAGCCGTTCACTGAAGACATCATCCGCGACAAGTTTGAAGAGACAGGTGTTTTGTGAGCCATTCGGTAATCAAAGTACTGCTGGTTGATGACTCGGCTGTGATTCGTGGATTAATGACGCAGGCAATTAATCTCGATGATCAGATCAGTGTTGTCGGTTCCGCAATGCACGGTCAGGCTGCGTTGACCTGGTTGAATTCTCACCAGGCGGATGTAGTTGTGCTCGATGTGGAAATGCCGGTGATGGATGGAATCAGCTGTCTGAAGCAGTTGAGACAAAGCCATCCAGACCTGCCGGTGATCATGGCCAGTTCTCTGACCCGTGCCGGAGCAGAAATTACTCTGCAGGCGCTGGATCTGGGGGCCGCCGGATGTGTTGCCAAACCGGTCGCGTCGAATGCGGCTGAGGCAATCGCCCAGATGGCTCACGATCTGTTGCCTTTAATCAAGGCACTGGTTCGTGGCAGGCAGACCGACTCTCAGAGTCTGACCCAACTGCAGGTGCGTACGACCACGTCTCCTGTAAAAACTCCCATGGTACTGGTCATCGGATCCAGCACGGGAGGGCCCAATGCTTTAAAAACAGTATTGTCCGCCCTGCCCGAGAAGTTTTCGCTGCCGATTCTGATAGCCCAGCATATGCCACCCTTGTTTACACGAACACTGGCGGAACATATCCAGCGGGATACCGGTCGACCGACTTCAGAAGCGGTTGATGGTGCTTTGATTGAAAGAGGTCATATCTACATCGCGCCAGGTGATCATCACATGGTGGTCGACAAGCAGAATGATCGCATGGTAATTCGACTGAATCAGGAAGCGCCCGAGCATTTCTGCCGTCCCTCAGTCAATCCGTTATACAACTCCGCAGCAAACTGGTATGGCAGTTCTGTGCTGGCGGTGATGTTGACCGGGATGGGAGATGACGGTATCGAGGGAGCCCGATCGATCAGTGAACGTCAAGGTTATATTATCGCACAAGATGAACGAAGCAGTGTTGTCTGGGGAATGCCTGGCGCTATCGCCAAGGCAGGACTGGCCAACCAGGTGCTGCCACTCAGAAATATTGCCTCTGAACTGGCGCGACTTTGTTCTTTATAGAAAGTGGTGTTCCCGTGTCTCCAGAAGATTATAATTTCATAACCAGCTTTTTGCTGGATACAACAGGTCTGTCTCTCGGCGAGAATAAAGAGTACTTGCTGGAAGCCCGTCTGGTTCCGCTGGCCCAGTCACATGGTATGAACGGGGTCGAAGATCTCGTGCTGGCACTCAAATCGAGTATCGATCCCAGTCTGAAAAAAGACGTAATGGAAGCGATGACGACGAATGAGTCTTCGTTCTTCCGTGACAGACGTCCTTTTGACGAACTTAAAAATTCGATCTTACCGAATCTGATCGCCGAACGGAAAGCAACCCAGCGGCTGCGGATCTGGTGTTCCGCCTGCTCTCACGGGCAGGAGCCTTACAGCATCGTGATGCTGATCCGCGAACACTTCCCGGAACTGGCCAACTGGAATATTCAGATCGTCTCGACCGACCTCTGCAGCAAAGCACTGGATCGGGCCCGGGGTGGGATTTATTCCCAGTTTGAGGTTCAGCGTGGTTTGCCTGTGCAGCTGCTGATGAAGCACTTTGATCAGTGCGAACAGGGCTGGCAGATCAAATCGGAACTGGGAGCCGGGATTCAGTGGAAGCATCTGAACCTGCTGGAAGATTTTCAGCACCTGGGCATGTTCGACATTGTCTTCTGCCGAAACGTCCTGATTTACTTCAAACCAGAGACCAAGAAAGACATTCTCGACCGCATCAGCCGACAGATGTCGTCTGCCGGCGTGTTACTGCTGGGAGCAGCGGAAACGGTGCTGGGAATTTCAGATAACTACACCAAGCTGCCCGAATGTCAGTCGGCCATTTATCGTCTGTCAAACTCGAGCCCGCTTTCAGCTGGAGTTCGCTGAATCCGCCAGGCAGGAAGCCGGTCCGGTAAGATGTAAATATTAAGAAAATTAATATTCTTTTCGGATCCTTCCCTGTCCGTGAAGATCAATTCTCTCTCGTAT
This window harbors:
- the accD gene encoding acetyl-CoA carboxylase, carboxyltransferase subunit beta, whose protein sequence is MSSAPKSNVDSKLSHTTRPKRGVPEGLWQRCPACNATVFCKQVDQGLGLCPECDHHFSISAHTRIQQLLDPDSFEEWYPDLTAGDPLEFADKSKTYKERLVAEQKKTGLKDACIVGKGYMRGRPLVIGITDSSFIMGSMGSVVGEKLTRAIEQATELKLPLIIISGSGGGARMHEGIFSLMQMGKVSAALGRYHEKGGLFISVLTNPTMGGVAASFASLGDIVVAEPKALVGFAGPRVVEATIKSSLPEGFQTSEFLLDHGFVDRIIPRPRLRSELARLIDYCV
- a CDS encoding chemotaxis protein CheW, translating into MSLTATDSTSGMESQLDYSSQYVSFRVDGQLLGIPVNMVQEVLTEQVISPTPLARPEIKGLLNLRGQIVTAVSLRKRLGLPDLDNEESMNVVTRLGGESFSLLVDEVGDVINVSGRSMEPVPRTLDPHWRSVTIGVFQLDEGLFVILDVETILNFD
- the gap gene encoding type I glyceraldehyde-3-phosphate dehydrogenase → MAAVKVGINGFGRIGRITFRALAARPDEFEVVAINDLGDPQKLAWLLKYDSVQGRFPGTVEAEGSNLIVNGKTVRVCAERDPRNLPWKELGVEVALESTGFFTKREADGNPGYDSHITAGARKVVISAPAKDTPDMTVVFGVNDDQLTSEHNCVSNASCTTNCLAPMAKVIHENFGIEHGLMTTVHAYTNDQRVSDQLHSDPLRARAAAVNIIPTTTGAAKAVGLVLPDLNGKLTGLSLRVPVPAGSITDLVVTLSKDVSADDVNAAMKAAAEGPLKGILEYNTDPIVSSDIIGNTHSSIFDATWTTQIGGNMIKVLSWYDNEYGYSNRTADMIARLAQL
- a CDS encoding chemotaxis protein CheW — protein: MDDILQEFLAESWENLGQLDSEIVELEKDPQNAELIASIFRTIHTIKGTCGFLGLTNLGAVAHSAENVLGKMRERMMEVSPGAISLVLEAVDSIKELLQGLEATGEEPKTDHSTLTGMLDDLANLATAPIAEPAAAPETVATTEPAEISAPAVVTPSPAESATIESQPVAEAPSQEVRAPEPTPASPEVVVDAADDGAKSSKVSVADLSIRVNVNVVDSLMNLVGELVLTRNQLLQLARGDEESKYAAPITHLNRVTTDLQEGVMKTRMQPIGNAWNKLPRLVRDLSQVTHKHIELVMTGAETELDRTVLDAIKDPLTHMVRNSADHGIEAPEIRKANGKPESGTIHLNAYHEGGHVIIEIQDDGAGISRERVLKKAISQGLINEADADTMTDSHVFSMIFQPGFSTAEQVSSISGRGVGMDVVRTQIEKIGGTVDLNSKMGKGTTVRIKIPLTLAIVSALVLESGGQPFAIPQLGVVELVRLSAEDRTKIETIHDKKVFRLRDRLLPLVHLNEVLQLEEVALEDDDDLHDTNIVVVQVGEDQFGLIVSRIFDTEEIVVKPVGRLLKNIGLYQGTTILGDGRVVMILDVGGIFNQCGGSSSHSQAVAEENNSGTGRETISMLLFGVGENETMAVPLSLVARLEEFPLESIELNGGRKVVQYRDNLLPLLSVEGAGYGGGETIDPQPVVVFSENSRSMGLMVSEIKDIIDEQLVIRMQSDRPGILGTAIIGKNAIDVIDTQYYVMRSTPNWFAKVEDKKSFRVLVVDDSMFFRQLVATALETAGYSVATCDSCVAAVEILERNANFQAIVTDLDLPMMDGFEFCEWVKEQSNTQETCVLAMTSSNSSADQTRATEAGFDQFLVKFNSHELISCLDEHFARTKHSAGVNA
- a CDS encoding histidine phosphatase family protein, which gives rise to MPTVVLIRPGCTDFDKDERIQGTLDLPLNAKGEEQVRNLIPQLEQAGIETIITSSSEPALSTAEQLGENLGVPVKEKEGLKNLNQGLWQGLEYEEVRRKYPKLLKQWAESPETVCPPEGELASEAVNRVQKTLQKYLKKKQNFAIVASEPLATIISSLLRNEQKEKICFEHAGRFCHNEMLEILESPPKKSDSKQVNFDDQSEKRDSQQGQSCHTEKWRYEEAK
- the rpe gene encoding ribulose-phosphate 3-epimerase gives rise to the protein MIDSNTKHKLLSAAPVIAPSMLKCDFGNLHREVELLDAAQAPVLHWDVMDGHFVPNLSYGAMLIERVRPLTKSFFDAHLMISNPEKYVDDYIKAGCDSITVHIEALPEPQGLLDRLQEAGVLPGLAISPQTPLARIEPYLDACGLVLVMSVEPGFGGQSFIETSPERIRQLKSMISPETILSVDGGIDPDTIGAAAQAGANYFVVGSAIFNEPDYATAVSDLARIARSRTASLT